A genome region from Colwellia sp. Arc7-D includes the following:
- a CDS encoding sugar ABC transporter substrate-binding protein translates to MMNRLIMLACGVMTMSAAVSAETITIATVNNGDMITMKELSSDFTDKNPSIELKWVTLEENILRQRVTTDVATRGGQYDVMTIGTYEVPIWGKQGWLTELDKLGANYDIKDLLPAISSGLTFDNKLFAAPFYGESSMVMYRTDLIEKAGLKMPKSPTWDFIRKAAKAMTDKEEGIYGICLRGKAGWGENIALITAMSNSFGARWYDENWKPQFDTQEWHDTLQYYVDIMEESGPPGSSANGFNENLALFQTGKCGIWIDATVAGAFVTNKEDSLVADKVGFALAPHNNLGKRGNWLWAWTLAVPASSKKSDAAMKFISWATSKEYTELVADKKGWVNVPPGTRASLYKNPEYMAAAPFAQITLDSIQSADPKNPTVKPVPYVGVQFVAIPEFQGIGTAVGQQFSAALTGTMTVKEALETSQRLVERAMRKARYPK, encoded by the coding sequence ATGATGAACAGATTAATTATGTTGGCTTGCGGCGTTATGACCATGAGCGCTGCTGTTTCAGCAGAAACAATCACTATCGCTACGGTAAACAATGGTGACATGATCACCATGAAAGAACTTAGTAGTGATTTTACTGACAAAAACCCGAGCATTGAACTGAAATGGGTAACACTAGAAGAAAATATTCTTCGCCAACGTGTGACAACTGATGTTGCTACACGCGGTGGGCAATATGATGTAATGACCATAGGTACATATGAAGTACCAATTTGGGGAAAACAGGGTTGGTTAACAGAGCTTGATAAATTAGGCGCTAACTATGACATAAAAGATTTACTCCCTGCAATTAGCAGTGGTTTAACCTTTGATAATAAACTATTTGCTGCACCATTTTATGGTGAAAGCTCAATGGTAATGTACCGCACTGACCTTATCGAAAAAGCCGGTCTTAAAATGCCTAAAAGCCCAACTTGGGATTTTATTCGCAAAGCAGCAAAAGCAATGACGGATAAAGAAGAAGGCATTTACGGTATTTGTTTACGTGGTAAAGCAGGTTGGGGTGAAAACATCGCACTTATTACCGCTATGTCTAACTCATTCGGTGCTCGCTGGTACGATGAAAACTGGAAACCACAGTTTGACACGCAAGAGTGGCATGACACATTACAATACTATGTCGATATTATGGAAGAATCGGGTCCTCCAGGCTCTTCAGCAAACGGTTTCAATGAAAACTTAGCGCTATTCCAAACAGGTAAATGTGGTATTTGGATTGATGCAACCGTTGCTGGTGCATTTGTTACTAACAAAGAAGACTCTTTAGTCGCTGATAAAGTAGGTTTTGCTTTAGCCCCTCATAATAATTTAGGTAAACGTGGTAACTGGTTATGGGCTTGGACTTTAGCCGTACCTGCAAGTAGTAAGAAGTCTGACGCTGCAATGAAGTTTATTAGTTGGGCAACGTCTAAAGAATACACTGAATTAGTAGCAGACAAAAAAGGTTGGGTAAATGTTCCTCCAGGAACAAGAGCTTCACTTTATAAAAATCCTGAATATATGGCTGCAGCTCCTTTTGCACAAATTACTTTAGATTCAATTCAATCAGCAGACCCTAAAAACCCAACCGTAAAACCGGTTCCTTATGTCGGTGTGCAGTTTGTTGCTATCCCAGAGTTTCAAGGAATAGGAACAGCAGTTGGACAACAGTTCTCTGCAGCATTAACTGGAACAATGACAGTGAAAGAAGCGTTAGAAACTTCTCAACGCCTAGTTGAACGTGCAATGAGAAAAGCACGTTATCCGAAATAG
- a CDS encoding extracellular solute-binding protein, with protein MKRSSHFIFLSYIIFFLSIFTQKVYGKELNFASYEMEPYVGASLEQEGAIVEIIASAFAQSNNKIKISYFPAARAKSIKNSKKYLGVFPVIENTVSIENYALSDPLPGIQLGLLKKKSNTAFKSYDSKHIGVLRGTTFKVVKSEFKNAIMVEVNSLEQLLKMLDVGRLDYVLIDKHTASDLIVKTLPYLIGQLDFVPASSDYLSVHLAFYKHNASETEKILAAFNQGLKHISATGLVSKILYKHGLLAFESQHDKNTIRIATVDNKELLMMKELSHQYLAHHPNIKLEWRVLDESVLRLRLMSDLAVSGGEFDIITIGAYEAMLWAEKGWLHPIKDLKPDYEVSDIISSIKDDLSYKNTLYALPFYAESSMTYYRKDLFEAAKINMPSQPTWSQIYAMAKKLNNKNKGINGICLRGKPAWGENIALIATIVNGYGGKWFNQGWQPQLTSKEWQAGVSLYIDLMQKYGPINANTLGYQENLELFSQGKCAIWVDATVAAGTLFNPKNSTVHDKTGFAAAPYEVTAEGASWQWTWALAIPASSSSYDNAQNFIEWATSKKYINEVAKQSNWISIPPGTRYSTYKNPHYKNSAPFSDFVFHEIVRASTVNSSSKNSPYQGIQFVNIPEFPSIGNYLGLQICKVLLKKKNLIEALIESQEFAEMQLKLSNNRSKTSS; from the coding sequence ATGAAGCGTAGTTCACATTTTATATTCTTAAGTTACATTATTTTTTTCTTATCAATATTTACTCAGAAGGTATACGGTAAAGAATTAAATTTTGCGAGTTATGAGATGGAGCCATATGTAGGAGCATCCTTGGAACAAGAAGGTGCGATTGTAGAAATTATTGCTTCGGCATTTGCGCAATCCAATAACAAAATAAAAATATCTTATTTTCCTGCCGCTAGAGCCAAATCGATAAAAAACAGTAAAAAATATTTAGGTGTTTTTCCGGTTATAGAAAACACAGTATCAATTGAAAACTATGCTCTTTCAGATCCCTTACCCGGCATTCAGTTAGGATTATTGAAGAAAAAAAGTAATACCGCTTTCAAATCATACGATTCAAAGCACATTGGTGTACTAAGAGGCACGACTTTTAAAGTAGTAAAGTCTGAATTTAAAAACGCCATTATGGTAGAAGTAAATAGTCTCGAACAGTTACTGAAAATGTTAGATGTGGGAAGGCTAGACTATGTTCTTATAGATAAACACACAGCGTCTGACTTAATTGTAAAAACACTGCCTTATTTGATTGGTCAATTAGATTTTGTTCCTGCTAGCAGCGATTATTTAAGTGTACATTTAGCGTTTTATAAACACAACGCCTCAGAAACAGAGAAAATTTTAGCAGCATTTAATCAAGGGCTTAAACACATTAGTGCAACTGGATTAGTGAGCAAAATTTTATACAAGCACGGCTTGTTAGCGTTTGAAAGTCAACATGATAAAAACACCATTAGAATAGCCACCGTTGACAATAAAGAGCTGTTAATGATGAAAGAATTATCTCATCAATACCTGGCTCATCATCCTAATATAAAACTAGAATGGCGTGTTCTAGACGAGTCGGTATTAAGATTACGATTAATGAGTGATCTTGCGGTTTCTGGGGGCGAATTTGACATTATAACTATAGGAGCATACGAAGCCATGCTCTGGGCAGAAAAGGGTTGGTTACATCCAATAAAAGACCTAAAGCCCGATTATGAAGTCTCTGATATTATTTCTTCAATTAAAGATGATTTAAGTTATAAAAATACACTTTATGCATTACCATTTTATGCAGAAAGCTCGATGACATACTATCGTAAAGACTTATTTGAAGCGGCAAAAATTAACATGCCTAGTCAACCGACATGGTCTCAAATTTATGCGATGGCTAAAAAGTTAAATAATAAAAACAAAGGTATAAACGGCATATGCTTACGTGGAAAACCAGCTTGGGGAGAAAATATTGCTTTAATAGCAACCATTGTTAACGGCTATGGTGGCAAGTGGTTTAACCAAGGTTGGCAACCACAATTAACATCGAAAGAGTGGCAAGCAGGAGTATCTCTTTACATAGATTTAATGCAAAAATATGGTCCAATAAACGCTAATACTTTAGGGTATCAAGAAAATCTTGAATTATTCTCCCAAGGTAAATGTGCGATATGGGTCGATGCTACCGTAGCTGCGGGTACTTTGTTTAATCCTAAAAACTCTACTGTACACGATAAAACCGGATTTGCAGCTGCGCCTTATGAAGTGACTGCTGAAGGGGCAAGCTGGCAATGGACTTGGGCCCTAGCAATACCGGCTTCATCAAGTTCATATGATAATGCCCAAAATTTTATTGAATGGGCAACATCGAAAAAATACATAAATGAAGTCGCTAAGCAAAGTAACTGGATCTCTATCCCCCCGGGCACACGCTATTCAACCTATAAAAATCCACATTATAAAAACAGCGCTCCGTTTAGTGACTTTGTTTTTCATGAAATTGTACGTGCGAGTACTGTTAATTCATCGTCTAAAAATAGTCCTTATCAAGGTATTCAATTTGTAAATATTCCTGAATTCCCCTCCATTGGCAATTATTTAGGACTACAAATATGTAAGGTGTTGTTGAAGAAAAAGAATTTAATAGAGGCACTCATTGAATCTCAGGAGTTTGCAGAAATGCAGCTGAAGCTTTCAAATAATAGGAGTAAAACTTCTAGTTAG
- a CDS encoding carbohydrate ABC transporter permease, producing MSINKSHKSKLIYTFLAWTISSLIFFPILWTLITSFKTEAEAISSSPSLFMFDWTLENYEDVLARSPYFNHFWNSIVISLGSSILGLLIAVPAAWSMAFVQTKRTKNLLMWMLSTKMLPPVGVLIPIYLLFRNFGLLDTKIGLVIVMTLINLPIMVWMLYTYFREIPSEVLEASRMDGATIGEEILYVLLPIALPGIASTLLLNVILAWNEAFWTLILTAADAAPLTAFIASYSSPEGLFYAKLSAASAMAIVPILILGWFSQKQLVRGLSFGAVK from the coding sequence ATGTCGATAAATAAGAGTCATAAATCAAAATTAATTTATACCTTTTTAGCTTGGACAATCAGTAGCTTAATATTTTTTCCAATATTATGGACCTTGATCACCAGCTTTAAAACAGAAGCCGAAGCTATATCTTCTAGCCCAAGTTTATTCATGTTTGACTGGACATTAGAAAACTATGAGGACGTGTTAGCACGCTCTCCTTACTTTAACCATTTTTGGAATTCTATCGTGATTTCATTGGGTTCAAGTATTTTAGGATTGTTAATTGCCGTTCCAGCCGCTTGGTCGATGGCATTTGTCCAAACTAAGCGCACTAAAAACTTATTAATGTGGATGCTTTCAACCAAAATGTTACCGCCAGTAGGTGTGCTTATTCCAATTTACTTGTTGTTCCGTAATTTTGGTTTACTCGATACTAAAATAGGTTTGGTGATTGTGATGACCTTAATCAACTTACCTATCATGGTGTGGATGCTATATACCTACTTTAGAGAGATCCCAAGTGAAGTACTGGAAGCGTCAAGAATGGACGGCGCAACTATCGGCGAAGAAATATTATATGTTCTGTTACCGATAGCCTTACCCGGTATCGCTTCAACATTATTGTTAAATGTAATTTTAGCGTGGAATGAAGCTTTTTGGACCCTCATTCTAACCGCCGCAGATGCAGCGCCGCTAACCGCATTTATCGCCAGTTATTCAAGCCCAGAAGGCTTATTTTATGCCAAGTTGTCTGCAGCGTCAGCAATGGCCATTGTGCCAATTTTAATACTTGGTTGGTTTAGTCAAAAACAATTAGTGCGTGGATTAAGTTTCGGCGCAGTTAAATAG
- a CDS encoding HAD family hydrolase, with translation MTKSKPLSSSNAINLVIFDCDGVLVDSEILSQRVLLSMLNELSVVASEEYFLTNFLGFNFEHVTAKVLTDYGVTLTSEFRQRYREALIETFAQELQKTEQLEWLLSQLNVKSCVATSGSPEKVKHSLYYTKLDQYFDGRVFTSSEVKNGKPAPDLFLHAANKMGVAPENCLVIEDSNAGIRAGLAAKMHVIRYVGASHLKNRDITTQIPDDVSTIGHWNQLFEQVPSLSSSIGTEK, from the coding sequence ATGACTAAATCTAAGCCTTTATCAAGCAGTAATGCTATAAATTTGGTCATCTTTGATTGCGACGGTGTATTGGTAGACAGTGAAATACTCAGTCAACGTGTATTACTTAGCATGCTCAATGAGCTAAGTGTTGTGGCGTCAGAAGAGTATTTCCTTACTAACTTCTTAGGTTTTAATTTCGAACATGTTACCGCTAAGGTTTTAACTGACTATGGTGTAACGCTAACAAGTGAGTTTCGACAACGTTATCGTGAAGCATTGATAGAGACTTTTGCCCAAGAACTGCAAAAAACCGAACAATTAGAGTGGCTATTATCTCAACTTAACGTCAAAAGTTGTGTTGCAACTAGTGGTAGCCCTGAAAAAGTCAAACATTCATTATATTACACCAAACTTGATCAGTATTTCGATGGTCGTGTATTTACCTCATCTGAAGTAAAAAATGGCAAACCAGCACCCGATTTATTTTTACATGCTGCAAACAAAATGGGCGTAGCGCCTGAAAACTGTTTAGTGATTGAAGATTCAAACGCAGGTATCCGTGCTGGATTAGCGGCCAAAATGCATGTCATACGATATGTGGGTGCTAGTCACTTGAAAAATAGAGATATTACTACTCAAATACCTGACGATGTTAGTACAATAGGACATTGGAACCAGTTATTTGAGCAAGTACCTTCACTTAGTTCATCAATTGGAACGGAGAAGTAG
- the pgi gene encoding glucose-6-phosphate isomerase, whose translation MLTNSLAWQNLQIHYLDSKTIHLKSLFRIDPERFDKFTITASGLTLDYSKNHLVPETKKLLVDLAEQCGVKEKIEQMFSGAPINTTENRPVLHTALRNFSDEPVYVDGENIMPLVKGTLEKIKTFVNDVSSGATKGYSGKAFTDIVAIGIGGSFLGPKIMSEALKPYRQKHLNVHYVANVDGCHIHDVLSTLDPETTLVITSSKTLTTQETLRNTESAKEWFLKQAKVTDIEHNFACVSSNIKAAKSFGINEKNIFPMWDWVGGRYSIWSAIGLPLAIGIGYDNYLAFLNGAFEMDEHFRQAPYEENMPVIMALLGVWYRNFHGAQSQVLLPYYHYLRGLPAYIQQLDMESNGKSVNLDNHETNYDTGPIIWGSEGTNGQHSFHQLIHQSKTPIPVDFILPLNPHVDISDHHDMLIANCLGQSQALMEGQSQEQVIAAMTKAKCSTDEISYLSSHKVMKGNKPSNTLLMPKLTPKALGSLIALYEHKVFVQGVIWQINSFDQWGVELGKALGNEIFSKLSNIDMPLNMDGSTKGLINICRKRRTIS comes from the coding sequence ATGTTAACTAATTCTCTGGCATGGCAAAACTTACAAATTCATTACTTAGATAGTAAAACAATTCATTTAAAGTCTTTGTTTCGAATTGACCCTGAAAGATTTGATAAATTCACCATAACAGCATCAGGGCTCACCCTAGATTACTCAAAAAACCATTTAGTACCCGAAACAAAAAAATTGTTGGTTGATTTGGCCGAGCAATGTGGTGTTAAAGAAAAAATAGAGCAGATGTTTTCTGGTGCGCCAATTAATACCACTGAAAACCGCCCTGTTTTACATACCGCTTTGCGTAACTTTTCTGATGAGCCGGTTTATGTTGATGGCGAAAATATTATGCCATTGGTTAAAGGTACCTTAGAAAAAATTAAAACCTTTGTTAATGATGTTTCGTCTGGTGCTACAAAAGGTTATAGCGGTAAAGCTTTTACAGATATTGTGGCTATTGGTATTGGTGGGTCATTTTTAGGGCCTAAAATCATGTCAGAGGCATTAAAGCCTTACCGCCAAAAACATTTAAATGTGCACTACGTTGCCAATGTTGACGGTTGTCATATTCACGATGTGTTATCGACTTTAGATCCAGAAACCACCTTAGTGATCACCTCATCAAAAACATTAACTACTCAAGAAACGCTGAGAAACACTGAATCGGCGAAAGAATGGTTTTTAAAACAAGCTAAAGTTACTGATATTGAACATAACTTTGCCTGCGTTTCGAGTAATATTAAAGCGGCGAAAAGCTTTGGTATCAACGAGAAAAATATATTTCCAATGTGGGATTGGGTCGGTGGTCGATACTCTATTTGGTCAGCCATTGGTTTACCGCTTGCCATAGGCATTGGCTATGATAATTACTTAGCGTTTTTAAATGGCGCATTTGAAATGGACGAGCATTTTAGACAAGCCCCTTATGAAGAAAATATGCCGGTAATTATGGCGCTTCTAGGTGTTTGGTATCGAAACTTCCATGGTGCTCAATCGCAAGTATTATTGCCGTACTATCATTATTTACGAGGCTTGCCTGCCTACATACAGCAGCTTGATATGGAAAGTAACGGCAAATCGGTTAATTTAGATAACCACGAAACTAATTACGATACAGGACCAATTATTTGGGGTAGTGAAGGTACAAATGGGCAACATTCATTTCATCAATTGATTCATCAAAGTAAAACGCCAATTCCTGTCGACTTTATTTTGCCACTGAACCCGCATGTTGATATTTCAGATCATCATGACATGCTCATTGCTAATTGCTTGGGTCAAAGCCAAGCGTTAATGGAAGGTCAATCACAAGAACAAGTGATTGCAGCCATGACTAAAGCAAAATGTAGCACTGATGAAATAAGCTATTTGTCATCTCATAAAGTCATGAAAGGTAACAAACCTAGTAATACCCTATTAATGCCAAAATTAACCCCTAAAGCCTTGGGTAGCCTGATTGCTTTATATGAACATAAAGTATTTGTGCAAGGTGTGATCTGGCAAATAAACTCATTTGACCAATGGGGTGTAGAATTAGGTAAAGCATTGGGTAATGAAATATTTAGTAAGCTTTCTAATATTGATATGCCGCTAAATATGGATGGTTCAACTAAAGGCTTGATTAACATTTGCCGTAAAAGACGCACCATCAGTTAA
- a CDS encoding sugar ABC transporter permease: MATTNSRTLARLMLFPSVVLLLAWMLVPLCMTLYFSFLDYNLLTPGNNEFIGFLNYEFFLTDPAFLTSFFNTILLVGGVLLITLGGGIGLAILLDQAIWGRNYVRIMVLAPFFVMPTVSALVWKNMLMNPVNGLFAHFADWIGVTPIDFFAQIPLLSIIIIVSWQWLPFAALILLTSIQSLDREQLEAADLDGAGPFSKFYYIVMPHLGRAITAVILIETIFLLSIFAEILVTTSGGPGYESTNITYLIYTQSLLQFDVGGGSAGGIVAVIIANIVAIFLMRLIGKNLEN; this comes from the coding sequence ATGGCGACAACAAACTCACGCACACTCGCTCGGTTAATGTTATTTCCTTCAGTAGTTTTGCTGTTGGCTTGGATGTTGGTGCCGTTATGCATGACATTGTATTTTTCGTTTTTAGATTACAATTTGCTTACGCCCGGAAATAATGAATTCATCGGATTTTTAAACTATGAATTTTTCCTAACAGACCCAGCATTTCTTACTTCATTTTTTAATACAATCTTACTTGTTGGTGGTGTTTTATTGATCACCCTAGGCGGTGGTATTGGTTTAGCAATATTGCTTGATCAAGCTATATGGGGACGTAACTATGTCCGTATTATGGTACTGGCGCCATTTTTCGTTATGCCGACTGTTTCGGCTCTCGTGTGGAAAAATATGTTGATGAACCCTGTTAATGGTTTATTCGCTCATTTTGCCGATTGGATTGGCGTTACCCCAATAGATTTCTTTGCTCAAATACCATTATTGTCAATTATTATCATTGTTTCATGGCAGTGGTTACCTTTTGCAGCGCTAATATTACTGACTTCAATTCAATCATTAGATCGTGAGCAACTTGAAGCAGCAGATTTAGATGGTGCTGGACCATTCAGTAAGTTCTATTACATCGTTATGCCTCATTTAGGTCGAGCAATTACCGCGGTAATTTTAATAGAAACTATATTTTTACTGTCTATTTTCGCTGAAATTCTAGTAACGACTAGCGGTGGACCAGGTTATGAGTCAACCAATATTACCTATCTAATTTACACACAATCATTACTACAGTTCGATGTAGGTGGTGGTTCAGCAGGTGGCATTGTTGCCGTTATTATCGCCAATATAGTTGCAATATTCTTAATGCGATTAATTGGTAAGAACTTGGAGAATTAA
- a CDS encoding PfkB family carbohydrate kinase, translating to MTFKVAVFGEALFDMIEQENGDYRPFIGGSPYNVARSFSRQGLDCNYLSPISNDSFGDKIYNSATIENIRLPQNNRSFQATSLALVYKNEQGNPDYRLYRKSVADLDISADRLLSNLPEDLDLFHTGSLALVPEMLDVLIPVMTALKSKGVKISIDVNVRKGVEIDHAKYVSAIAQLITYADIVKVSDEDLLLQDLVGDPQELASNMLKDMTNGMVVLTLGEAGAHIITENINIKQAVYKAVPMGDTVGAGDTFFSSMLAQLLRDNALTPAAEKEHLAYALKYGSLAASINVSKIGCQPPTHAEVLSKLDELGCA from the coding sequence ATGACATTTAAAGTAGCGGTTTTCGGTGAAGCTCTATTTGATATGATTGAGCAAGAAAATGGCGATTACCGTCCTTTTATTGGTGGATCACCTTATAATGTTGCAAGAAGTTTTTCTAGACAAGGGCTCGATTGCAACTACTTGTCTCCAATCTCTAATGATAGCTTTGGGGATAAAATTTACAATTCGGCAACCATTGAAAACATCCGTTTGCCGCAGAATAACCGCTCTTTTCAAGCCACGTCTTTAGCGTTAGTTTATAAAAATGAACAAGGTAACCCTGATTATAGGTTATACCGTAAATCTGTAGCCGATTTAGATATAAGTGCTGATAGATTATTAAGCAATTTACCTGAAGATTTAGACCTTTTTCATACGGGTTCTTTAGCGCTTGTGCCTGAAATGCTTGACGTATTAATTCCTGTAATGACTGCATTGAAATCTAAAGGTGTAAAAATTAGTATTGATGTAAATGTGCGCAAAGGTGTTGAAATTGATCACGCTAAATATGTTAGCGCTATTGCACAATTAATTACTTACGCAGATATTGTTAAGGTCAGTGACGAAGATTTACTTTTACAAGATTTAGTCGGTGATCCTCAAGAACTTGCAAGTAATATGCTTAAAGATATGACCAATGGAATGGTAGTGCTAACATTAGGTGAAGCTGGCGCTCATATCATTACTGAAAATATAAATATTAAGCAGGCTGTTTATAAAGCAGTCCCTATGGGTGACACTGTAGGTGCAGGAGATACTTTCTTTTCATCCATGCTGGCTCAGTTATTACGAGATAATGCACTAACCCCTGCTGCTGAGAAAGAACACTTAGCATATGCATTAAAATATGGTTCTCTTGCAGCGTCAATCAATGTGTCTAAAATTGGTTGTCAACCGCCAACACATGCAGAAGTATTAAGTAAATTAGATGAGCTTGGCTGCGCGTAA
- a CDS encoding mannitol dehydrogenase family protein, giving the protein MSIKLNNLTLDTLPSKVKKPNYSRESLSPGIIHIGVGNFHRAHQAMYMHKLFNTGVAHDWAIRGAGIKSYDAAMRDKLIQQDWLTTVVELDDKNLTAQVTAAMTDFIENDAATLVAALSESEIRIVSLTITEGGYFMDDKTGAFNLAHPEIQADIANVDSPSTVFGLIIAALKNRRTKKIKPFTVMSCDNIPHNGDVTQRAVNEMAKAIDPELANWISKNVTFPNSMVDCITPATSAQERERLKTLFDIEDQAPVFCEPFRQWVLEDNFVNGRPPLEDVGVEFVKDVAPFELMKLRILNGGHASIAYPAALLGILFVHDVMADPMISQYLKKLVSEEVIPTLAPVPGVSFDEYFAIIESRFANPEVRDTVPRLCQDASNRLPKFILPIIAANIASNRDCKGLALVVALWCRLCFEGGNTESDFTLDDPQSARLITQATLAKDNASIFLQMNDIFGNLGNNDNFAKNFTFWLEMLWDVGTLATLKHYLK; this is encoded by the coding sequence ATGTCAATTAAGCTAAACAATCTTACCCTTGATACGCTGCCAAGTAAGGTTAAAAAACCTAACTACAGCAGAGAATCTCTATCACCTGGGATCATTCACATCGGTGTCGGTAATTTTCATCGTGCGCATCAAGCGATGTACATGCATAAATTATTCAACACCGGAGTAGCTCACGATTGGGCCATTCGTGGTGCCGGTATCAAGTCATACGATGCCGCTATGCGCGATAAACTAATACAACAAGACTGGTTAACTACCGTTGTTGAATTAGATGATAAAAATCTTACCGCTCAGGTAACTGCAGCGATGACCGATTTTATTGAAAATGATGCAGCTACCTTAGTTGCTGCGCTCAGTGAAAGCGAAATTCGTATTGTATCTTTAACCATTACTGAAGGTGGTTACTTTATGGATGATAAAACAGGTGCATTTAACCTGGCTCATCCAGAAATTCAAGCCGACATTGCTAATGTCGACTCCCCTTCTACGGTATTTGGTTTAATTATTGCGGCACTTAAAAACCGTCGCACGAAAAAAATTAAGCCTTTCACGGTGATGTCTTGTGACAATATTCCACACAATGGTGATGTTACACAACGTGCTGTTAATGAAATGGCCAAGGCCATTGACCCTGAATTAGCAAATTGGATCAGCAAAAATGTTACGTTTCCCAACTCAATGGTTGACTGCATTACGCCAGCGACATCAGCACAAGAGCGTGAACGTTTAAAAACATTGTTTGATATTGAAGACCAAGCGCCAGTTTTTTGTGAACCTTTTAGACAATGGGTACTAGAAGACAATTTTGTCAATGGTCGCCCTCCTTTAGAGGACGTCGGCGTAGAGTTTGTCAAAGATGTAGCCCCATTTGAATTAATGAAATTGAGAATTCTAAATGGCGGACATGCATCTATTGCCTATCCTGCGGCACTATTAGGTATTTTGTTTGTACATGATGTAATGGCTGATCCAATGATCAGTCAATACCTTAAAAAGTTAGTAAGTGAAGAAGTTATTCCAACGCTTGCACCCGTACCTGGTGTTAGCTTTGACGAATACTTTGCGATAATAGAATCAAGATTCGCTAATCCGGAAGTACGCGATACTGTGCCTAGGCTTTGCCAAGATGCATCAAACCGTTTACCAAAGTTTATCTTGCCAATTATAGCGGCTAACATAGCAAGTAATAGAGACTGTAAAGGCCTCGCACTTGTGGTTGCTTTATGGTGCCGTCTTTGTTTTGAAGGCGGTAATACTGAAAGTGATTTTACGCTTGATGATCCGCAATCAGCAAGGTTAATAACACAAGCCACTTTAGCTAAAGACAATGCGTCAATATTTCTACAAATGAATGATATATTTGGAAATCTTGGTAATAACGATAACTTTGCAAAAAACTTTACCTTTTGGTTGGAAATGCTTTGGGATGTGGGTACTCTTGCTACTCTAAAGCACTATTTAAAATAA
- a CDS encoding sugar-binding transcriptional regulator: protein MLKRSNAEIRKLDDAAKAGWLYYVAGHTQEQIAKKLNVSRQSAQRMVALSVSEGLIKVRLEHPIAKCMDLQVKIKQRFGLKSCIVVPSADGESSSTLGLAQAGASEIELHLKSPEPKVIAMGTGRVLRACVEELALLNCEQHQIVALLGNMAMDGSASSYDVVMRMAEHINAKHYPMPLPVLPSSKKEKEQLHAQHYIASNLKLAAQADVTFVGVGNLAINSPLHIDGFVTPEELKELQTKGAVGELISWVLDINGNLIDCAVNDRVASTPLKVNSDKAVYAIAAGEEKVFAILGALRSKLINGLITNEYTAERLLSID, encoded by the coding sequence GTGTTAAAAAGATCTAATGCAGAAATCAGAAAGCTAGACGACGCAGCTAAAGCTGGCTGGTTGTATTACGTTGCTGGGCATACACAAGAGCAAATAGCGAAAAAACTCAATGTTTCACGCCAGTCTGCACAACGTATGGTTGCCTTATCGGTAAGCGAAGGCTTGATAAAAGTAAGGCTTGAGCACCCTATTGCTAAGTGCATGGATCTACAAGTTAAAATTAAACAGCGATTTGGACTGAAATCTTGTATTGTTGTGCCAAGCGCTGACGGTGAGTCTTCTTCAACACTCGGCCTAGCCCAAGCCGGTGCGAGTGAAATAGAGTTACATTTAAAATCGCCAGAGCCTAAAGTAATCGCAATGGGCACTGGTCGTGTTTTACGTGCTTGTGTGGAAGAACTCGCGTTATTGAATTGTGAGCAACACCAAATAGTCGCATTGCTGGGTAACATGGCAATGGATGGCTCTGCTTCGTCCTATGACGTTGTTATGAGAATGGCTGAGCACATTAACGCTAAACATTACCCAATGCCATTACCTGTACTGCCAAGCAGTAAAAAAGAAAAAGAACAGTTACACGCACAACACTATATCGCGAGTAACTTAAAGTTAGCCGCGCAAGCAGATGTGACTTTTGTCGGCGTTGGCAATTTAGCCATTAACTCGCCACTTCATATAGACGGTTTTGTTACCCCTGAAGAACTAAAAGAATTACAAACTAAAGGTGCAGTCGGCGAATTAATTAGTTGGGTTTTAGATATCAACGGTAATTTAATTGACTGTGCCGTTAACGATCGTGTTGCCAGTACACCGCTAAAAGTAAACTCCGATAAAGCGGTATATGCCATTGCTGCTGGAGAAGAAAAAGTATTTGCCATATTAGGCGCACTTAGATCAAAATTAATTAATGGTTTAATAACGAATGAATACACAGCTGAACGTTTACTGAGCATAGATTAG